TTTGCCCCATATGatacatttctttgtaaatCACCATGTTTGTATAGGAAATAAGAGAAAACCGCTGCCGTTACGCGGGCGCTATGTCCGAGATTTCTGGTCACGGAACCATAGACAAATCTGGATCTTTATCACATTATATGTTAGGAAGTACAGAGATGTATGAGTTTTCAATTTCTCCATAGGGAAACCGGCTGGGCCTTACGAGCTCACTCTAGCAATCATTTATTCCTAGACTGGGCGCTAATCAGGGCCGCGAATGGGACATATTCCTTGATTTGTCTAGAAAGCAAGGTTATCCTCTGCTGCCGCGAAACAAAGTCAGGTCAAGGCACGGGGAAATAGGAAACGTAAATGCTTGATCCGGAACCGTCTGAGTTGTTCGAGAACACGGACCGTGAGCACGTGAACATGGGAACCAAAATTTTGCACGAGCTCGATATAAAAAGAGAACACAAACGACAGTGCCGATATGAATCGAAGAAAAGCATTTGTTCACATCGATGTTCCATCGGCGGCCAAATTGACCTTATGTTGGAAGACAACGAGAAGAAGAAAACTTGAAGGAATCGAATAAGAAggaaataatattgttttgcaTGGGAAGATGAACAGGGTAAGATCGTTCAAAAACACAGATCTCACGCCAAAAAATCCCCATTATCATCAGCGTtcaacaacgtcacaaatcaaatGCAGTCGAACAATGAATTGAGAGCAAGTTTTGCGactgcaaaaattaattttacgaGATGCATGTATTGATAAGAAGAGTATGTGCCCTTATATTatattaaatctttaattccagagtttctcgcattttgttattgacacagtTAATTGGTAATAGAACTCAGTGTCGTAGAATTTTAGGGTTATTTGTGCTCGTAATTTGAAATCATTGCATGATagtgtcattttactaccaagaccgGAATGCTGTTAGTGGCCTCTGCTGTCAGACTCTTTATAAGACTCTTAtaagacaaatttgaataaaaaaagcattttgacaaagcattccGGTCCTGGTAGCAAAATATTGCCATCACGCAAATGACTCATCGTACTCCACTCAGTCTattacaagagatcatcaaggtgagatagtgaatcccccatataggccctctatcttaatctatttttagacatggtacccagttcttctgcgaattttactcgcgcgattttcccgcgttgcgtgttttcgtggaggaaacaatggattagagtaatggcggaccgcgcttccgcGAAACGAAAAGCATAACCTGTTTTTAATCATCACCAGACGAAACCTCAACAATTCTCACCTTTGGAAAATTCATCGTGCTCCCTATGACtactaaaccctaaccctaaacccttcaaactttcgtttcgtttctttttgtttcaagcTAAACTGAACCTATTGTAGGTAAACTACTAGGCtaagggtcttagttttcgtagtccAAAACCCAAACTCTTTGCATTAACATTATACCGGCAATAATTTCTTGGGCAACAGTTTAGTCAAATTCTGTTGACTTgttaataggccttttgcagctaacgatcacgtggtacaaaatccgccatgctagagggcaagctcattattatcctcgcactgggacatcaaaacaaaggcaaatcaagcttcactggttcaggtctctttgctTTAATGtgccagtgcgggaataatgatgagcttgccctccagcatggcggattttgtaccacgtgatcgctagttgcaaaaggcctattgaagCTATCAATTGATGCGTCGCAGCGTTAAATTAAGTATTCGTCGGTGCGACAAAAAGATCGGTGATATACAATGAAAGCGTCTTTCCCTACGTACAAAGAGGCCATTTCGACGAGCTGGGACCTCATTCGTTTCAATACATGTCAAAACGAGAACAAAACCTGGTTTAATAAAAGAACTTGGGCAAAGACAGAAAGCAGAAAATAGTTGATCTGATGTAAAACTGAAAACAATGTTTTGCATTCTCGGTGCGTTCCTTTTTATTGACATTTCTTCACCAATCGGTCGTTTTTCCGAAAGGTACAAttgggatgttactaataccgggaacggggaacggggaacggggaacggggaacggggaaccgggaacgggagtctgggaactaatgtacagcggcaaccagcttgagaattcaaaatggcggtcaaaacaaaagaaaaggctcggaGAGAAACAATTtcggttaaggtgagtttccaccggctgtgccccagATGGCCAGCACGTACTTGTAAGAGCACAGTCCGactagcactgggataaacaaagcatgcaatggcacctgagtagaaaatagaatcgaatgtcaagcgcgtgtgctaaacaaaagttttcaacttagcacgactgccattaacacacacaaaaaaaatggttaCCTGTAactgagactaggcaagtagctggcctagatattacactagcaactctagaaaagtttcgtttgattctcatcatgagtgcagaaatattaatcggtcgaggagcgacagtccaacaccgcctgtgtgcagtctgcaatctgcattttgtacacatttgataatagtgaaaaaactgaccttcttctccttgaaaataattgaattccaaaatatgtttaatttAATTGCAAAGgctggcacaaaataatgacaataataacatctattaaaaaaaaaaagcacaaaaaacctatcctagagtcagcggccaacattaagttcacctgtaaatattatatttggttgcaatttatattttgttaaactggaagattacctaccatagtgaattaccaattatgaatgaacagctcatggtttcatggcatgttctcacctcttttcccagaactatgcaatgcaggttatttgaagtatctgtcagtttaactaaaatgtattatttattgcaagtcttgtgttcaacaacacagcgatcatgtaatgatttaaacatttttacattgaatgttaaatatcttgccaaaaacagtttgcacaccaccttctcaggtcacctcagaaattatgattgcaaccaactgaatatataatagtcatgtaagatatatagctgtataccagatcatttatacaggggtgttttgcagtatacatgtcattaagtattctgttttgatcaatgtcattctaaatttgataatgtaaacagcagcatgctgtagctttgCTTGTTTGAAAACTGCATttttggtggataaacttagctcttagGAAATATGGCAAAggagactccaagtccatagtctcttaaattaccagttggtaatttagcatttgcttcaaacatattgcctggttctgcaataatttatccttacaggtatgacaaatataatgtttccctttgtcatgttgTTGATGGTAATAGACATAAAAtacttttatttaagtttctgtgtagtgtcccacttccaccaacatccaaaggaaaacatgtatgaagaagtaggagatcaaaaataatcagccatagataactaaaaaATAagatccaagagttgtaaatgactgtttgaaacctcaagacaggcagtgatcatgatacagatagtgaaaaatacaatccaaagcaggatccaaaaatcttgaacatcggctaaacaaacggatgacattatacactacaaaaacggattacaaaaaaacacgcatcagagaaaaggccgagccccaaatttatacatttatcgcgctaaaaacaaggatagaaatcacaccatcaattcctgcgaaatgctgcaaacatctgacaaatcaacgaaaaagccccaactttaagtccgattctcactattaaatcggcggggcagcgacattgacattcgactcgattttctactcaggcgccattacatgctttgtttatctctgTGCTAATCAGACTCTGCTGTTACAacaacgtactggccatctgggggcacagccggtggaaactcacctttacccaaattgtttctcttcgagcctttcttttgttttgaccgccattttgaattctcaagcgggttgccgctgtacattagttcccagactcctgttcccggttccccgttccccgttcccgatattagtaacatcccatttgtcatcatatgctgacgtcatccacacaactgcaaaacaggtcatttcacgtcgtagaaagaacgagaacgtctttaaATTATCAAAAGATgtaatatgcacgtgcaaagcgtgcaaaaatactgttttccattgtcaaatatgcaaatttatggggtttttgttgccgtcgtcgtcgtggttgcttaagctccctaatatgcCTCTTAAACCCGTTCACAGCGGACCTCCGTGTTTTGAAGACGAACCAAGCCAAGACACGGACTCTGTGAGCTCCGATGAATCAATGTCAATGCTGCCTCAATCCGTGAAAACAAAGTTACCTGTCCCCACAGAACTGAAGCGGGAAAATGCATTTCTTCAAGACATGTCGAACTCTGATGTTATCACaagtggcgggaaagaaaaAGACGTATCAGGTTAATAACTGTGATTAACTCGTTCAGTTGTCCTTTCTTTATTCGCGATTTTCGTTCAAGATATCTAGTAATTATCGTTTCTCTTCATAGGGTGGTGTGTTGCAGATGTAAAAGATTGGGCGATTCAAACCTTCGCAAGTGAAGCTATCGCACAGAAGTTCGAAGACGAAGAAATAGATGGAAGAATTCTTGTATCTTCGACTGTAAGAAGTAATGAAGCTATGGAAAAGCTAGGTCTTACCACACTGGGAAAGAAGGGGAAGTTTTTGAAAACAACCGATGAACTAGCAGGTACATGTGTAATGACACTACTTTTAATCTCACAAACACAGGCACAAGGAGGTTATGTAGGGGGATGTTAGatatttaagacggattccgctcaaagtGCGAGCAATAAGTGCAAACATTATTTAGTGAACTCATAGCACGGTAACTTTTGGAATACTATTTAAAACAACTCATTTAGGTTCATTTCTCTAAGTGACCACGCGATTAAATTCTCAAGTATTCTCGAGAAAGTTAATGTCAAATCTCGTAAGAATGCTTGAAGCGTGTGTTATTGTTAAGTTCAATTTTTTCCtgtggggtcagcttgagagcttaagtCTTGATAAGTTCTTCCTAACTgtgttcaaaatattaccatgccatgagggtttttttggtaacttaatttttgccattattactAGAATGTTCtgcagaaatcatcttaacttCTTTGGTTAATTTAAGGACTTTTGTTCCCTGTAATAACAAGCAAGAGCTTCCATTTCTGAAGTAAACGGTTTCCAAGAGAGATGCAGATGGATGAAGAATTGTACAAAGCACTTGCATTGCTTTTAATATGTGTTAAATATTATTTCCCCTCTGTATTTTAGAAATGTCCACCAGAAAAGAGAGTACAGAGAAAGCTAAAGGCTTTGTAACACCCAGAGATTTCTCCACTTTGGATCGTTTATTGACtaattcagaaaaaaatcatctgACCAGTGTAGATAGGTCCATCTATAACACGAAGTAAGTCAATAGATTTCAATATATCTGTATTTTATTCTTGTTGAATAAGTGGTAGCCATAAGTGTTACACTTCATTGAGATTTGGAAATTGATTGGCAAAACCGAACAGTTAGTGAAGCAAACCAGATTTAAAAGGTgttgtacatgtacatgtagcTTGTGTCTATAACATAAAAAATATGAACAGAATTGCATCAGTAGGTTAATCCATACCTTTCTTATTgcagaaagaagaaaataaccATCTTCATAAAAAAAACCTGGCCAATGGATTCCCCAACTCCAAGGTTCAGAAACAATCCTGAAGGCATGAAAGCATTTCAAGAAGTAGTGGACACACTTTCAAAAGACGAGGACTATACTTTTCCAAAGGCTGGATTGGGGAGCAATGCCATCGCCCAAATAATCAGAAAGCACATGGATGAAAGGAGAAGAAGGGAAACAGATATGAAACAGTCAACAACTTCTCACAGTGAAAGTGATGCATCTAGCACTAGTGGAGAAAACAGCCCTGAGAGTGGAGAAAAATACAAGGCAAAACAACTTGATGACTACTATAACAAAggtaagataataattattacacttgTCATTCTGAGATTTATAGCCAAAACCAactatgtttttattttaatttatatgcTGCTAAGTTCTAATTTATTTGTTCAACACTAGGACAATTTATAGGCACCATTAATACATTATTATGGGCACTTCTCATTTTTAATCGTCCCACCCCTGAATTGGATGCATTCCTTGCCTATTATAAAATTACAGTCATACATTAACTTGGAGTTACCTAACAATTTTTTGGAAACTATTTATAACCTGGCTGAAAGAGAAAGCTACATCCTGGGAATGATACTGGTATCTTTGTTTTATAAATctaaaaatacttttttcctCAAATATTTCAGAACTGACTTTGTCATCAGCTGAAGCTGTGCTTCTTGTTTGGTTGGGAAAAGCTACAATGCATGAAGTAAAGCTAGACAAGGACCTGAAGCCACTCGCCAGACAGTTCAATTTGAAACTGCTCCGAAATAAAGACAAGAACATGCATGTCCAAGCAATTTCAAGTACCCTAATTGAAAAAGGTCTAGTGTCAGTGACAACTAACTTAAACAATGTTTCAAGGGAGGATGTTACAGTAAAGGGTTGAAACTTTATCACCGATAAATTTATTGGTGATCGTGGTTTGTCCTGCCTGCCACTCAAAACCCCTGGCCTCTGAtttttaaaggcccaccttcatccaagactcattgcggtcgtttgtttatgttttgaatctctttattgtccaaacgcgtgatctgattggctgaacgcactcaagcggttcgaaaaggccgccatctcgtcttgtactcgtcagcttgtaactaactaatttttctaaatatacaccgaatatgtacaaaataacacaggaaaactatagaatgttttgaacagggaacgtatttacacaggcggattaacatatacgtgcaggatccgattgtgatgaaaaaatacgatgataacagatcttagaaggtttgaaagtttcgtgttacacgaaattcagatttgtcgagcgcgaagcgcaatgtattttgggtgaaggtgggcctttaatgtTTCAAGGGAGGATGGCCAGTGAGGGGTTTGAAACATTTTCACAGTTAACTAAGTGATAGAATAATTTAGTCTTGCTTTTCTCGGCTAAGTTTGGTTTTGAAATGTTTATATTAGAGAAAATCCTCTTGTTGTTATTAGAGGAGAATTTGGAGGGTCTTTACAGGGTTAATTGTTAAATGACCATAAAATGTACCATTGATCATCAAAATGGATGTAGTTTCTTTTGAGGCTGATGTCTGTACACCATGCATGGGAGTAAACTTGTGAAAGATTGTGTAATAAAAATTGTTGCAGTTTATTGTGTACAAATTATTAAATGATAATCTTAAATCTAAGGATTGGTTGGGTCATTCCAAGTCCATTGAACTTCTAATCCAAGGCTGGCTCCAGATCTGTTTAGGTGGCTATCCAGGAATGgcaatttgttttgttaagaCCCAAGTCCATATCTGTTTATCGTGAGAAATCCAATTTTGTGAAAACCTAATTCCAAGACTGATTATCTTGAAATCCAAGAATGGCTAACGAAAAATCCATATTTGTTTAACCCCAGTTCTGGGTCTGTTTATTATAGAATCCAAGAATGGTTATTGACAAATCCAGCTTTGTTACACCCCAATTTCAAGTCTGTTTACCTTAAAACCCAAGAATGGCTCTTGAAAAATCCATTCTTGTTAATACCTAATTCCAGTTCTGTTTATCGTACATCCAAGATTGTGAATTAGTAAATCCAAGATTGGATTGTGCTAGAACCAAGTCTGGTATTCTATAATTTTCCAATTTTGGATATTGCAAAAATACAAATCtggaaaaattgcattttttccaGGTTTGGATAACTAAGGAAATCCAGgtaaaaaacaagtaaaatccAACTGAAATCGTACTTGGAAATTTGGGATATATGGCCTGTTTCTGACACTATTTTGGTCCGAGTTTCTCGGcacatggttagcgctaaccaacgTTAATTACCATATAGATTTCGatacttcaaaacaaatggTTAGCGCCAatcatgcttcgagcaactggccCTTTGCTGATTTTATTGAACATGTGTTGTACCATCTGTGTTGATTGAGAGAGCATTTTAACTTATAGGCATTTGCAGGGGTAAGTTCTATCCGGATACCGTTCTATCCTTTGAATAATATATTTGAAATTAGCTCTTTGCAGGACGATATTATAGTATCGTGTAAAGTCTGGTTGCCTTTAACAACAAGGCCTTGGGCTTCAGGATTCTGATGTAACAAATTGACTGAACTTTTCTTACTAGTTGAAATCATGCTCAGTTACTTTAGTGCAAAACTGAAGTTTCGGGGCGGGAAAGTGGCAAaggtttatttattattttatatttttttcttctcttcatAACATAAGTGGCTGAGAAATTGACAAATAACaaaagttgtaaacaaaagcGTAACAGGAAATTACAAGtgtttccaggtgatctggtgacgtaattcggaggactgggatgaaaaattttaacgccgtatcccacaaccgcgcgcggccttattttcgaattcaacatggcagaggcgaggttagagagcttgtcgggtctacttgaatgttcattcagtaacaggaaatgcggtagacacggaatgatctgttgagttttggcgatggaaatgctgcagggcgTTTAGAAACAACACCCAAGGCCGCGCGCAGTTGTGGGacacggcattaaaatttttcttctcagtcctccaaattacgtcaccagatcacctggttattTCTCAATAGCTATTCAAAGCGGAGACAAGAGGGGCACATGCATATAGGTACTgcaagtaataatattattgtgccCCTTAATTTAGAGATGCATAATTTTACACTTAAATAAACAAAGaggtaaataaaataattatgtttaaaGTAACTAAAGATGGAAACAGaggaaaaaggggaaaaaatagCAAGATTTTAAGAAATGGAGCTAAACAATGCTttgataaagaaacaaaataaagttatttcagGAGAAGCTACTTATTTGAAACAGGAGTAACTATTAATGAAAGAGGAATGTATTCTATATAATATCAATATTGagctgaataataatttgacatTGCCTTTCTATTAAACAAGTTTTTGTTGGTTTCTCTCTTATTGCCTGAAAAAATATTCCTAAAATATCTCCTGATCACAGGTGGACAAAATCTCCATAATTTCATTCGAAATAAAGATACACCGggtgtaataattatattgctCGGGTACTAATGAAATAGTAGGATCAGAGAACTTGTCAttgaaaattttgcagaaaaCCAAACATGCATTGAGTTTAACAGTGtcacaaagttaaaaaaaaaaaaaaacctaaagaaGCATAACGTGAAGCACTGTGTTGAAAAAGAGGAGCATTATAATTATCTCACCCCTGGCAATATGCGAGAGAAAGATAGATAAGTGAATAATTGCACTATTTTTGTGTGATGCtggtaatgtaatgtaaatagcttgttttttttgtttttgaggcgGACCTTCGAGCAAGCTGTACTGCCCGGTCACTTTTTACGACAAAGTTGAGATTTCATATAACCGCCTCAAGTGGGGGGGCACCCCCTAAGGGCCGGCCCGCCAAACCCGCTGGGGAGTCGAACCCCACCCCACCCGAAATTATCAAATGCAGATTAATGTATTTAAAACCTTCTTTTACAATAAGAATTTGTTGTAAACTTATTTACAACAGCAATAATTAGTTCATAATTCACAATGACCACtaagaacaacaataattattgtcttttttcCCCAAAATTTCCAGTTTTTTGTAGTTTGCATTGCTTTATTTCTCAGGCAATAGGTTTTTGTATCTGCAGGCTGCCTGAGGCCTGAGTTTTGATTTTGCAATGCCGGTCTTGTGTTACTTTTTGTCATCATGAAGATAATAGATTTTCTGATTAC
Above is a genomic segment from Acropora muricata isolate sample 2 chromosome 1, ASM3666990v1, whole genome shotgun sequence containing:
- the LOC136928099 gene encoding uncharacterized protein encodes the protein MGFLLPSSSWLLKLPNMPLKPVHSGPPCFEDEPSQDTDSVSSDESMSMLPQSVKTKLPVPTELKRENAFLQDMSNSDVITSGGKEKDVSGWCVADVKDWAIQTFASEAIAQKFEDEEIDGRILVSSTVRSNEAMEKLGLTTLGKKGKFLKTTDELAEMSTRKESTEKAKGFVTPRDFSTLDRLLTNSEKNHLTSVDRSIYNTKKKKITIFIKKTWPMDSPTPRFRNNPEGMKAFQEVVDTLSKDEDYTFPKAGLGSNAIAQIIRKHMDERRRRETDMKQSTTSHSESDASSTSGENSPESGEKYKAKQLDDYYNKELTLSSAEAVLLVWLGKATMHEVKLDKDLKPLARQFNLKLLRNKDKNMHVQAISSTLIEKGLVSVTTNLNNVSREDVTVKG